A stretch of Miscanthus floridulus cultivar M001 chromosome 13, ASM1932011v1, whole genome shotgun sequence DNA encodes these proteins:
- the LOC136502089 gene encoding pentatricopeptide repeat-containing protein At2g44880-like, with the protein MPAPPRLLPLLGRLLVGGEIRRSPDHLRRIIPHLPSHPNLAAALSSLYFPLFPSSATFLHNLLIRASAASPSPRLSFAVFSSLLQSGYLPDHVTFPPLVKSASRLPSFQRTGAQVHAQAARRGFLADTFVVNSLLAMYAAFRDMASMRGVFESCAEVADVVSWNTVVFGYAKCGEIGNARRVFDEMPHRNGVSWSAMVGAYAAAGELDVAREMFDRMPAIGRNVVTWNLMVTEFARHGLLPLARKMFDEMPVRNLVSWNAMIRGYAMNGEMDGARELFDVMPEKDVVSWTCMISGYAQAGRYAQTLELFRTMQSHGDIRPNEVTMVSVLSACAHLTALEEGRWAHVFIDKHKMVLDNEFNLGAALIDMYAKCGRTDMATKIFYSLDQKNVSAWNALITGLAGNGDARRCIDVFEQMKMSEEKPDDITFVSVLTACAHAGLVDEGRQFFQSMSSACGVQPELKHYGCMIDLLGRAGLLDEAEELIWGMPMAPDVKLLVALLGACRVHKRLDVAERVRSRILNLNAKQPFYSSNTWESCVSMG; encoded by the coding sequence ATGCCGGCGCCACCTCGCCTCCTCCCGCTCCTCGGCCGCCTCCTCGTCGGCGGCGAGATACGCCGGAGCCCGGACCACCTCCGCCGCATCATACCCCACCTTCCTTCGCACCCCAACCTCGCCGCCGCCCTCTCCAGCCTCTACTTCCCGCTCTTCCCCTCCTCCGCCACCTTCCTCCACAACCTGCTCATCCGCGCCTCCGCCGCGTCCCCCTCCCCGCGACTCTCCTTCGCCGTATTCTCCTCCCTCCTCCAGTCCGGATACCTCCCCGACCACGTCACCTTCCCTCCACTGGTGAAGTCCGCTTCCCGGCTCCCCTCTTTCCAGCGCACGGGCGCTCAGGTGCACGCCCAGGCTGCCCGGCGCGGGTTCTTGGCCGACACCTTCGTTGTCAATTCTCTGCTCGCGATGTACGCCGCGTTCCGCGACATGGCGTCGATGCGGGGCGTGTTCGAGTCGTGCGCGGAAGTCGCCGACGTGGTGTCCTGGAACACGGTGGTTTTTGGATACGCGAAGTGCGGGGAGATTGGGAATGCCAGGCGCGTGTTCGACGAAATGCCTCATAGGAATGGCGTATCCTGGAGCGCGATGGTGGGAGCTTATGCGGCTGCTGGGGAACTGGATGTAGCGAGGGAGATGTTTGATAGGATGCCAGCCATTGGGAGGAACGTCGTCACATGGAACTTGATGGTGACAGAGTTTGCAAGACATGGGCTGTTGCCATTGGCGAGGAAGATGTTTGACGAGATGCCGGTCAGAAACCTTGTGTCATGGAACGCAATGATCCGGGGGTACGCGATGAATGGAGAGATGGATGGTGCGAGGGAGTTGTTTGATGTGATGCCAGAGAAGGATGTCGTTTCTTGGACGTGCATGATTTCTGGGTATGCACAGGCTGGGCGATATGCGCAAACCCTTGAGCTATTCAGGACAATGCAGAGCCATGGCGATATCCGGCCTAATGAGGTGACCATGGTGAGCGTGCTCTCAGCATGCGCACATTTGACTGCTCTTGAGGAAGGGAGGTGGGCTCACGTCTTCATTGATAAGCACAAGATGGTGCTCGACAATGAGTTCAATCTTGGTGCTGCTCTCATAGACATGTATGCCAAGTGTGGGAGAACAGACATGGCTACCAAAATTTTCTATTCCTTGGACCAGAAGAATGTCTCCGCCTGGAATGCACTCATCACTGGACTGGCCGGAAACGGTGATGCTCGGCGATGCATTGATGTGTTTGAGCAGATGAAAATGTCAGAAGAAAAGCCGGATGACATAACATTCGTCAGTGTGCTGACAGCTTGTGCCCATGCTGGGCTGGTTGATGAGGGTCGGCAGTTCTTTCAGAGCATGTCATCTGCTTGTGGTGTGCAGCCGGAGCTCAAGCACTATGGTTGCATGATTGACTTACTTGGCCGAGCAGGGCTGCTTGATGAGGCAGAGGAGCTGATCTGGGGCATGCCAATGGCCCCAGATGTCAAGCTTCTGGTTGCGCTACTAGGTGCCTGTCGAGTGCACAAGAGACTTGATGTAGCTGAAAGAGTACGGAGCAGGATCCTCAACCTCAATGCAAAGCAACCCTTTTATTCCTCAAACACGTGGGAGAGCTGCGTGTCGATGGgttaa